In the genome of cyanobacterium endosymbiont of Braarudosphaera bigelowii, one region contains:
- a CDS encoding UDP-N-acetylmuramoyl-tripeptide--D-alanyl-D-alanine ligase, translated as MNVNELVTILENNFQQQKSYLNLSLLDSISSISTDTRKIRKGDAFLALYGENFDGHLFIRQAIEKGASVIILEEEAMVDPIHKISQIVVSNTLEAYQQIASWWRNKYKIPIIAITGSVGKTTTKELIAASLATYGKVHKTYANYNNEIGVPRTLLGLSEHHNFAVIEMGMRNLGEIRLLTKIIKPSIGIITNVGTAHIGRLGSKEAIAQAKCELLSEMPSDSIAILNHDDELLIKTASQVWKGKTLTYGLDQGDVIGKLVNDKTLKVEDMNFPLPLVGRHNAINYLASLAVVKSLSLDWKMLTKQIKVEIPQGRSQKYSLPGDIVLLDETYNAGLESMKASLQMLKDTPGKRHIAVLGAMKELGANSSQFHREVGETAQTLKIDILYILISDDEAQAIADGVQDIEVNCFLNQKKLLEQLISEVKDGDRVLFKASNSVHLKLLVEQVYQHFM; from the coding sequence ATGAATGTTAATGAGCTTGTTACTATTTTAGAGAATAATTTCCAACAACAAAAATCGTATCTTAACTTATCACTATTAGATAGCATTAGCTCAATTAGTACAGACACTCGTAAAATTCGAAAAGGTGATGCATTCTTAGCATTATATGGAGAAAACTTTGATGGACATTTGTTTATTAGACAAGCAATAGAGAAAGGAGCAAGTGTTATTATTCTTGAAGAAGAAGCTATGGTAGATCCTATACATAAAATTTCACAAATAGTTGTTAGTAATACATTGGAAGCTTATCAGCAAATAGCAAGTTGGTGGAGAAATAAATACAAAATTCCTATTATTGCTATAACTGGATCGGTCGGAAAAACTACTACAAAAGAATTAATAGCAGCATCTTTAGCAACATATGGAAAAGTTCATAAAACTTATGCTAATTATAATAATGAAATTGGTGTACCACGTACTCTTTTAGGATTATCTGAGCACCATAACTTTGCTGTAATTGAAATGGGTATGAGGAACTTAGGAGAAATTCGTTTATTAACAAAAATAATTAAACCTAGTATTGGCATTATTACTAATGTTGGAACAGCTCATATTGGAAGATTAGGCTCTAAAGAAGCTATTGCCCAGGCAAAATGTGAATTATTATCTGAGATGCCATCTGATAGCATAGCTATTCTTAACCATGACGATGAGTTACTTATTAAAACAGCATCCCAAGTATGGAAAGGTAAAACACTTACTTATGGTTTAGATCAAGGAGATGTTATTGGAAAATTAGTAAATGATAAAACTTTGAAAGTTGAGGATATGAATTTTCCTTTGCCTTTAGTTGGTCGCCATAATGCCATTAATTATTTAGCATCTTTAGCAGTAGTTAAAAGCTTAAGTTTAGATTGGAAAATGCTTACAAAACAGATTAAAGTTGAAATTCCTCAAGGTCGATCACAAAAATATAGTTTACCAGGAGATATCGTTTTATTAGATGAGACATACAATGCAGGCTTAGAATCAATGAAAGCATCTTTGCAAATGCTTAAAGATACTCCAGGAAAAAGGCATATTGCTGTTTTAGGTGCAATGAAAGAATTAGGTGCAAATTCTTCTCAATTTCATCGTGAAGTTGGAGAAACAGCACAAACATTAAAAATTGACATACTCTATATACTAATTAGTGATGATGAAGCTCAGGCTATTGCTGATGGAGTTCAAGATATTGAGGTAAATTGTTTTTTAAATCAAAAAAAATTACTAGAACAATTAATTAGCGAAGTTAAGGATGGGGACCGTGTACTCTTTAAGGCTTCTAACTCTGTTCATCTAAAATTATTAGTTGAACAAGTTTATCAACATTTTATGTAA
- the rpsR gene encoding 30S ribosomal protein S18, with translation MSYYRKRLSPIPPKDPIDYKDTELLRKFITERGKILPRRITGLTAKQQRSLTTAVKRARILALLPFVNKEA, from the coding sequence ATGAGCTATTATCGTAAACGTCTTTCCCCTATTCCTCCTAAGGATCCAATAGATTACAAAGATACTGAACTGCTTAGGAAGTTTATTACTGAACGAGGCAAAATTCTTCCCCGACGCATTACAGGTTTAACAGCAAAACAGCAAAGATCTCTAACAACAGCAGTTAAACGAGCAAGAATACTGGCCTTATTACCTTTTGTTAATAAGGAAGCCTAA
- the bchL gene encoding ferredoxin:protochlorophyllide reductase (ATP-dependent) iron-sulfur ATP-binding protein, giving the protein MTLTLAVYGKGGIGKSTTSCNISTALAKRGKKVLQIGCDPKHDSTFTLTGFLIPTIIDTLQEKDFHYEDIWPEDVIYKGYAGVDCVEAGGPPAGAGCGGYVVGETVKLLKELNAFDEYDVILFDVLGDVVCGGFAAPLNYADYCLIVTDNGFDALFAANRIAASVREKARTHSLRLAGLIGNRTSQRDLIDKYIESVPIPVLEILPLIEEIRVSRVKGKTLFEMADQDPSLKYVCEFYLNIADQLLAMPEGVIPNDAQDRELFTLLSDFYLNPEQSSGTQDQELDLIMV; this is encoded by the coding sequence ATGACTTTAACACTTGCAGTTTATGGAAAAGGTGGTATCGGAAAATCAACAACAAGCTGCAACATCTCTACAGCATTAGCTAAGAGAGGAAAAAAAGTATTACAGATAGGTTGCGACCCAAAACATGATAGTACTTTTACTTTAACTGGATTTTTAATACCAACTATTATCGACACGTTGCAAGAAAAAGATTTTCATTATGAAGATATTTGGCCTGAAGATGTTATTTATAAAGGATATGCTGGAGTAGACTGTGTAGAAGCAGGAGGTCCTCCCGCAGGAGCAGGTTGTGGAGGTTACGTTGTTGGCGAAACTGTAAAGTTACTAAAAGAGCTAAATGCTTTTGATGAGTATGATGTTATCCTATTTGATGTTTTAGGCGATGTAGTATGCGGAGGGTTCGCAGCACCTCTAAATTATGCAGATTATTGCCTAATAGTAACAGATAATGGTTTTGATGCCTTATTCGCAGCAAATCGTATTGCAGCGTCTGTTAGAGAAAAAGCAAGAACTCATTCATTACGTTTAGCCGGATTAATAGGAAATCGTACTTCTCAACGTGACTTGATTGATAAATATATAGAATCAGTGCCAATTCCTGTATTAGAAATACTTCCACTTATTGAGGAAATTCGGGTATCCCGTGTTAAAGGAAAAACCTTATTTGAAATGGCTGATCAAGATCCTTCTCTTAAATATGTTTGTGAGTTTTATTTAAATATTGCAGATCAATTATTGGCAATGCCTGAAGGAGTTATACCTAACGATGCTCAAGATAGAGAATTATTTACTTTATTATCTGACTTTTATCTTAATCCTGAACAATCTTCTGGTACTCAAGATCAAGAATTAGACCTAATAATGGTTTAG
- a CDS encoding 2Fe-2S iron-sulfur cluster-binding protein — translation MKVQVTFLPDNITIEAEVGEPILEVAKRAGINIPTGCLMGYCHACEIELEEGNNMCACISSIPSGTNYINIILYPDTGW, via the coding sequence ATGAAAGTTCAAGTCACTTTTTTACCTGATAACATTACTATTGAAGCTGAAGTAGGAGAACCAATACTTGAAGTAGCAAAACGTGCTGGTATTAACATTCCTACTGGATGTTTAATGGGATACTGTCATGCGTGTGAAATAGAATTGGAGGAAGGTAATAATATGTGTGCTTGTATTAGTTCAATTCCTTCAGGAACTAACTATATAAATATTATTTTATATCCTGATACAGGATGGTAA
- a CDS encoding AZOBR_p60025 family cell surface glycopolymer formation protein produces MLKKIRNVLSSEFLSVIFALIIVVSVATYFYFIEFDKNITGFFRIGSVLPISPYLYHNNLFIYQKEIGYDGQQFLNLALDPFLNHPETLDSLDHPVYRYRRILYPLISYLFALGNKSLIPYIMIGINIVSITLIVYVISLHYREKEIVSSYKSLLALCIPSIWIVLSLGTSDLLSSLFLVTSLYNYYKNNYRSTALMISLGCLTRETLLVVWASLFISSLLENKHKQIKYLLYGIILPILWTFYIILLDLPGKTRIDDNFGIPFLGIFHKFINILTNGINTSNLFELYMFILLLTSFIIIPLSIKKNSKDNLLIQICNIFYGIIFIFSSFTVLSYYLDYSRVFMDVYFLLLFSLNHIKTHVRFFLISCMSFASCLFLIFYS; encoded by the coding sequence ATGTTAAAAAAAATTAGAAACGTATTATCTTCAGAATTTTTGAGTGTTATCTTTGCTCTAATTATAGTAGTTTCTGTTGCTACATATTTTTATTTTATTGAATTCGATAAGAATATTACAGGATTTTTTCGCATTGGTTCTGTTTTGCCTATTTCGCCTTATCTTTACCATAACAATTTATTTATTTATCAAAAAGAAATTGGTTATGATGGTCAACAATTTTTGAATTTAGCTCTCGATCCATTTTTAAATCATCCAGAAACACTAGATTCACTTGACCATCCAGTATATCGTTATCGACGAATCTTATATCCATTAATTAGTTATTTATTTGCATTAGGGAATAAGTCTTTAATTCCTTATATAATGATTGGAATTAACATTGTTTCGATAACTTTAATAGTCTATGTAATAAGCTTACATTATAGAGAAAAAGAAATTGTATCTTCATACAAGTCTTTATTGGCTTTATGTATTCCAAGTATTTGGATAGTACTATCTTTAGGAACATCTGACTTGCTTAGTAGCCTATTTTTAGTTACTTCTCTCTATAATTATTATAAAAATAATTATAGAAGTACAGCTCTAATGATTTCATTAGGTTGTTTAACTAGAGAGACTCTGCTAGTCGTATGGGCTTCGCTTTTTATATCAAGTCTTCTTGAAAATAAACATAAACAAATAAAGTATTTACTATATGGAATAATTCTTCCTATCCTATGGACATTTTACATAATACTTTTAGACTTACCTGGAAAAACAAGAATTGATGATAATTTTGGTATTCCTTTTTTAGGTATTTTTCATAAATTTATCAATATCCTAACGAATGGAATAAATACAAGTAATTTGTTTGAACTTTATATGTTTATCCTGTTACTTACAAGCTTTATTATTATTCCTTTATCTATAAAAAAAAATAGTAAAGACAATCTATTAATACAAATTTGCAATATTTTTTATGGAATTATATTTATTTTTAGCAGTTTTACAGTACTTAGTTATTATTTAGATTATTCAAGAGTTTTCATGGATGTCTATTTTTTACTATTATTTAGTCTGAACCATATCAAAACTCACGTAAGATTTTTCTTAATTTCCTGTATGAGTTTCGCAAGTTGTTTATTTTTAATATTTTATTCTTAA
- a CDS encoding DUF3067 family protein, which produces MTGKELYELLYSKWNKSYDIQLKKVKEQIFCQIMWKYLEQASFPMTEQEYFKHFDAVANYITAWGSEQEIIAYVQTTKERPRLGKAVSIPLSFKDKDSEWTLDN; this is translated from the coding sequence ATGACTGGGAAAGAATTATATGAATTGCTTTATAGTAAATGGAATAAATCTTATGATATTCAGCTAAAAAAAGTCAAAGAACAAATTTTCTGTCAAATAATGTGGAAGTATCTTGAACAAGCATCTTTCCCAATGACTGAACAAGAATATTTTAAGCATTTTGATGCTGTGGCGAATTATATAACTGCTTGGGGTAGTGAACAAGAGATTATTGCATATGTACAAACTACGAAAGAACGACCTCGTTTGGGGAAAGCTGTTAGTATTCCCTTAAGTTTCAAGGATAAGGACTCTGAATGGACTTTAGATAATTAA
- a CDS encoding UDP-N-acetylmuramoyl-L-alanyl-D-glutamate--2,6-diaminopimelate ligase, with product MVKLYELLKKVPSIIQIPTHKALNKKVEGISTNSHSCKQEEIFIGMPGTRVDGGEFWQSAIKAGAVAAVISPQAAIKFPANDLYCVIIVEDVILTASEIAAAFYSYPSKKLKMIGVTGTNGKTTTTHLIEYFLTECQKDTALIGTLYSRWNGFKQTSVHTTPFSPELQAQLSQAVIDKNQYCVMEVSSHALIQGRVKGCNFDVSIFTNLTQDHLDFHKNLENYFFAKQLLFSSEYLQGKAIINIDDPYGERLIQGLDSQLIYSYSIENNLADFYTTNLKYKHDRVEGVLQTPIGSYEFQSPLVGKFNLSNLLAAIATLFQLNINLEIAIEKLPYFLGVPGRMEKIQISKVQDVTVIVDYAHTPDSLKNLLKATRPFVSGKIISVFGCGGDRDRTKRPVMGKISAELADISVLTSDNPRTEEPEQILSDILKGVPQCTNFWVISNRNEAIRTAILKANPGDGILIAGKGHENYQILGTEKIYFDDREQARESLRVRLEGPHDLSN from the coding sequence ATGGTAAAACTGTACGAACTGTTGAAAAAAGTTCCTAGTATTATCCAAATACCAACGCATAAAGCTTTAAATAAAAAAGTTGAAGGCATTTCTACTAATTCTCATTCTTGTAAACAGGAAGAAATTTTTATTGGTATGCCAGGAACTCGTGTAGATGGAGGTGAATTCTGGCAAAGTGCAATAAAGGCTGGTGCTGTTGCAGCTGTTATAAGTCCCCAAGCAGCTATTAAATTTCCTGCAAACGATCTTTATTGTGTAATTATTGTTGAAGATGTAATACTTACAGCCTCTGAAATTGCTGCAGCTTTTTATTCCTATCCTTCTAAGAAATTAAAAATGATAGGAGTAACAGGTACGAACGGGAAAACGACTACTACGCATTTAATTGAATATTTTTTGACTGAATGCCAAAAAGATACTGCCCTTATCGGAACTTTATATTCTCGCTGGAATGGTTTCAAACAAACTTCAGTCCATACCACTCCTTTCTCTCCTGAATTACAAGCGCAGTTATCTCAAGCAGTAATTGATAAAAATCAATATTGTGTAATGGAGGTAAGTTCTCATGCTTTGATTCAAGGAAGAGTGAAAGGATGTAATTTTGACGTAAGTATATTCACTAATCTGACACAAGATCATCTTGATTTTCATAAAAATCTAGAAAATTACTTCTTTGCAAAACAGTTACTATTTAGCTCAGAATACTTACAGGGGAAAGCAATTATAAATATAGATGATCCTTATGGGGAAAGATTAATTCAGGGCTTAGATTCTCAGTTAATATATAGCTATAGCATTGAAAATAATCTTGCTGATTTTTATACAACTAATCTTAAGTATAAACATGATCGAGTTGAAGGAGTATTACAAACACCTATCGGAAGTTACGAATTTCAGTCTCCTCTAGTGGGTAAATTTAATTTATCAAATTTGCTAGCTGCTATAGCGACATTATTCCAATTAAATATCAACTTAGAGATAGCTATTGAAAAACTACCTTATTTTCTTGGTGTTCCTGGAAGAATGGAAAAAATACAAATTAGTAAAGTACAGGATGTTACTGTAATTGTTGATTATGCTCATACTCCTGACAGTTTAAAAAATCTTTTAAAAGCCACTCGCCCTTTTGTCAGTGGAAAGATAATATCTGTTTTTGGTTGTGGTGGTGATCGTGATAGGACTAAGCGTCCTGTAATGGGCAAAATATCTGCAGAACTAGCTGATATTTCAGTTCTAACTTCTGATAACCCTAGAACTGAAGAGCCTGAGCAAATCTTATCCGATATACTGAAAGGTGTACCCCAATGTACAAATTTTTGGGTAATTAGTAATCGCAACGAAGCCATTAGAACAGCTATTTTGAAAGCTAATCCAGGAGATGGGATTTTGATTGCAGGTAAAGGACATGAAAATTATCAAATTTTAGGCACGGAAAAGATTTACTTTGACGATAGAGAGCAAGCAAGGGAATCATTGAGAGTTAGACTTGAGGGACCGCATGATTTATCTAATTAG
- a CDS encoding Npun_F0494 family protein — MLRAERALLCSSFSLELFITMKKQSVSFSTIIDTRIKNKRYTLKFLSEQQIDQRLTWLIKVGILRREVDGQGITDGFRLTPLGKKIVEKWQNKRTDIHKLSLLDRVSDSFLYYLNSLI; from the coding sequence ATGCTTCGGGCAGAGAGAGCATTGCTATGTTCCTCATTCTCTTTGGAATTATTTATAACAATGAAAAAACAAAGTGTTTCTTTCTCTACAATTATTGATACACGGATAAAAAATAAGAGATATACTCTCAAATTTTTGTCTGAACAACAAATAGATCAGAGATTAACATGGTTAATAAAAGTAGGTATCTTAAGAAGAGAAGTTGATGGACAAGGTATTACTGATGGCTTTCGCTTAACTCCTCTAGGGAAAAAAATAGTAGAAAAATGGCAAAATAAGAGAACAGATATTCATAAGCTGTCATTACTGGATCGAGTGTCTGATAGTTTCTTATATTATTTAAATTCCCTTATTTAG
- a CDS encoding ferredoxin:protochlorophyllide reductase (ATP-dependent) subunit N produces MTSVTETTSVQFECETGNYHTFCPISCVAWLYQKIEDSFFLVIGTKTCGYFLQNAMGVMIFAEPRYAMAELEEGDISAQLKDYEELKRLCLQIKRDRNPSVIVWIGTCTTEIIKMDLEGLAPQLEADLGIPIVTARANGLDYAFTQGEDTVLAAMAHKCPKVIKEEEKEERNSIYKLLNFGKKKETIAKEESEYIDHHPLVLFGSLPDPVVTNLTLELKKQGVKISGWLPSKRYTELPIIDEGYYVCGINPFLSRTATTLMRRRKCKLIGAPFPIGPDGTRAWIEKICSVFNIEPKGLKEREEQNWNNLEDYIKLIRGKSVFFMGDNLLEISLARFLIRCGMTCQEIGIPYMDKRYQKAELDLLEQTCHEMGVSIPTIVEKPDNYNQVQRIYKSKPDLVITGMAHANPLEARGINTKWSVEFTFAQIHGFTNTRDILELVTRPLRRNNNLKELGWEKLVKEEIKI; encoded by the coding sequence ATGACTTCTGTAACAGAAACAACATCGGTACAGTTTGAATGTGAAACAGGTAATTATCATACCTTTTGTCCAATTAGTTGTGTTGCTTGGCTATACCAAAAAATAGAAGATAGTTTCTTTCTAGTTATAGGAACTAAAACCTGTGGCTATTTTTTACAAAATGCGATGGGAGTGATGATTTTTGCTGAACCTCGTTATGCTATGGCGGAATTAGAGGAAGGAGATATCTCTGCCCAGCTAAAGGATTATGAAGAACTTAAAAGATTATGTTTGCAAATTAAACGGGATCGAAACCCTAGCGTAATTGTTTGGATTGGTACTTGTACTACTGAAATCATTAAAATGGATTTAGAAGGATTAGCACCACAGCTAGAGGCAGATCTAGGAATCCCTATTGTAACAGCAAGAGCCAACGGACTAGATTATGCTTTTACCCAGGGCGAAGATACTGTACTAGCTGCTATGGCTCATAAATGTCCTAAAGTTATAAAAGAAGAAGAAAAAGAAGAAAGGAATTCTATTTACAAATTATTAAATTTTGGGAAAAAGAAAGAGACAATAGCAAAAGAAGAGTCTGAGTACATAGATCATCATCCTCTAGTTTTATTTGGATCATTACCCGATCCTGTAGTAACTAATTTAACTTTGGAATTAAAGAAGCAGGGTGTAAAAATTTCTGGATGGTTACCATCTAAGCGATATACCGAATTACCTATTATCGACGAAGGATATTATGTATGTGGCATCAACCCTTTCTTATCAAGGACTGCCACTACTCTTATGCGTCGTCGTAAATGTAAGTTAATTGGTGCACCCTTCCCAATAGGGCCAGATGGAACTCGTGCATGGATCGAAAAAATTTGCTCTGTATTTAATATTGAACCAAAGGGATTAAAAGAAAGAGAGGAACAAAATTGGAACAATTTAGAAGACTATATTAAGTTAATTCGAGGAAAATCAGTTTTCTTTATGGGAGATAATTTATTAGAAATTTCTCTGGCAAGATTTCTAATACGTTGTGGTATGACTTGTCAGGAAATTGGTATTCCCTATATGGATAAGCGTTATCAAAAAGCAGAATTAGATTTGCTTGAACAAACTTGTCATGAGATGGGAGTCTCTATTCCAACAATAGTTGAAAAACCTGATAACTATAATCAAGTTCAACGTATTTACAAATCAAAACCTGATTTGGTTATTACTGGTATGGCTCATGCAAACCCATTAGAGGCAAGAGGCATTAACACTAAATGGTCAGTTGAATTTACTTTTGCACAAATTCATGGATTTACCAATACTAGAGATATTCTGGAGTTGGTAACTCGTCCATTACGTCGTAATAATAATTTAAAAGAACTTGGATGGGAAAAACTGGTCAAAGAAGAAATTAAAATATAA
- the rpmG gene encoding 50S ribosomal protein L33, which produces MASKKGVRLIITLECTECRTNTTKRSPGVNRYTTSKNRRNTTARLELKKFCPHCNKHTTHKEIK; this is translated from the coding sequence ATGGCTAGTAAAAAAGGTGTTCGACTTATCATTACTCTTGAGTGTACAGAATGTCGAACGAATACAACAAAACGCTCACCTGGGGTTAATCGTTATACTACCAGTAAAAATCGTCGGAATACTACTGCACGATTAGAACTTAAAAAGTTTTGCCCCCACTGCAACAAACATACTACTCATAAAGAAATTAAGTAG
- a CDS encoding peroxiredoxin, producing MTLAVKTIAPNFTAFDEKGIKICLSDYRGKIVVLYFYPKDDTPGCTQEAQSFQNDYEKYQNRNIIIFGVSMDSQESHKTFKEKFNLPFQLLADEEGILTKLYDVAGENYSRRVTYIINETGIIDHVDEKINTKTHAQDVLKKISQV from the coding sequence ATGACTTTAGCCGTTAAAACTATTGCACCTAACTTTACTGCCTTTGATGAGAAAGGAATAAAAATTTGCTTATCAGACTACAGGGGTAAAATTGTTGTTCTATATTTCTATCCAAAAGATGATACTCCTGGCTGTACACAAGAAGCTCAAAGTTTTCAAAATGATTATGAGAAATATCAAAATAGAAATATAATTATTTTTGGTGTCAGTATGGATAGTCAGGAATCTCATAAGACTTTTAAGGAAAAATTCAATTTACCTTTTCAACTTTTAGCAGATGAAGAAGGAATTTTGACTAAACTTTATGATGTTGCAGGAGAGAATTATTCTAGACGTGTTACATATATCATCAATGAAACAGGTATTATTGATCATGTTGATGAGAAAATAAATACTAAAACTCATGCCCAAGATGTTTTAAAAAAAATAAGCCAAGTATAG
- the cobQ gene encoding cobyric acid synthase CobQ, translating to MKTIMIVGTTSHAGKSFLTAAICRILARQGCKVTPFKGQNMALNAYVTKDEKEIGYAQAVQAWAAKIEPRVEINPILLKPQGNMTSQVILNGEVIGTTSAGDYYQNYFKIGWKAIKTSLEILKSEFDFCICEGAGNPAEINLKYRDLTNMRVAKYLHARTILIVDIDRGGAFAHIIGTLQLLDKAERSLIKGIIINKFRGQRLLLNSGIKWLESYTKIPVLGVIPLTDIVFSAEDSLDLLNRNLEKSSKDINITVVRLPHIANFTDFEPLKYENTINVEYINLNQDIGNPDVLIIPGSKTTINDLIALHKSGMTIRIKEYFKEGGVILGICGGFQMLGETIVDSDKIEGEHEICLGLNLLPMETKITSKKTTLRREVISNYPHEGHNVKGYEIHQGVTNFLKDSDIVKNKQLHYLFDDPTLGVVNKNLSMWGCYLHGIFENGMWRRMWLNSLRRRKKLPPLSIKVEDYVKQREKALDDIADLVESFIDLAPLLK from the coding sequence ATGAAAACCATCATGATCGTAGGAACTACATCTCATGCAGGTAAATCTTTTCTCACCGCTGCTATTTGTAGAATTTTAGCTCGTCAAGGATGTAAAGTCACACCTTTTAAGGGACAAAATATGGCACTTAATGCCTATGTTACCAAAGATGAAAAAGAGATTGGTTATGCCCAAGCTGTACAGGCTTGGGCCGCAAAAATTGAACCTAGAGTAGAGATTAATCCAATCTTGCTAAAACCACAGGGAAACATGACATCGCAAGTTATTCTTAATGGTGAAGTGATTGGAACAACATCAGCAGGAGATTACTATCAAAATTATTTCAAAATAGGATGGAAAGCTATTAAAACATCTCTAGAAATCTTAAAATCAGAGTTTGATTTTTGTATATGTGAGGGTGCAGGAAACCCAGCAGAAATTAATCTGAAATATAGAGATCTAACAAATATGAGAGTTGCTAAATATTTACATGCTCGTACCATACTGATAGTAGATATTGATAGGGGAGGAGCATTTGCTCATATTATAGGAACTTTACAGTTATTAGATAAAGCTGAACGTTCCCTTATTAAAGGTATTATTATCAACAAATTTCGAGGACAACGGCTACTCTTAAATTCAGGCATTAAGTGGCTAGAGAGCTATACTAAAATTCCTGTTTTAGGAGTAATTCCTTTAACAGATATTGTATTTTCTGCTGAAGATTCTCTGGATTTATTAAACAGAAATCTAGAAAAAAGTTCAAAAGACATTAATATTACAGTCGTAAGACTACCACACATAGCTAATTTCACGGATTTCGAACCTCTAAAATATGAAAATACTATTAACGTAGAATATATAAATTTAAATCAAGATATAGGTAATCCTGATGTTTTAATTATTCCAGGTTCGAAGACTACTATTAATGATTTAATTGCCCTTCATAAAAGTGGCATGACTATACGGATAAAAGAATATTTTAAAGAAGGAGGAGTTATATTAGGAATTTGTGGTGGATTTCAAATGTTAGGAGAAACAATTGTTGATTCTGATAAAATAGAAGGAGAACATGAAATATGTTTGGGTCTTAACTTACTGCCTATGGAGACTAAAATAACTTCTAAAAAGACAACACTTAGACGAGAAGTTATTTCAAACTATCCTCATGAAGGCCATAATGTAAAAGGCTATGAGATACATCAAGGAGTTACAAATTTTCTGAAAGATTCAGATATCGTGAAAAATAAGCAACTACATTACTTATTTGATGATCCTACGTTAGGAGTCGTTAACAAAAATTTGTCTATGTGGGGATGTTACTTACATGGAATTTTTGAGAATGGTATGTGGAGAAGAATGTGGTTAAATAGTCTAAGAAGGAGAAAGAAATTACCTCCCCTTTCAATAAAAGTTGAAGATTATGTAAAACAAAGAGAAAAAGCACTTGATGACATAGCAGATTTAGTTGAAAGCTTTATCGATTTAGCACCACTATTAAAATAG
- a CDS encoding indolepyruvate ferredoxin oxidoreductase subunit alpha encodes MSHTIITKVCEGVADCAEACPVACIHEGPGKNLKGTSWYWIDFSVCIDCGICLQVCPVEGAIIAEEKPEYQEIS; translated from the coding sequence TTGTCTCATACTATTATTACCAAAGTTTGCGAAGGAGTTGCCGACTGCGCTGAAGCCTGTCCTGTTGCTTGTATTCATGAAGGCCCAGGTAAAAACTTGAAAGGAACTTCTTGGTATTGGATTGATTTCTCAGTCTGTATTGACTGTGGAATCTGTTTGCAGGTTTGCCCTGTAGAAGGTGCCATAATAGCTGAAGAAAAACCAGAATATCAAGAAATATCATGA